Proteins encoded by one window of Jatrophihabitans sp.:
- the coaBC gene encoding bifunctional phosphopantothenoylcysteine decarboxylase/phosphopantothenate--cysteine ligase CoaBC, translated as MTDLTSETPQARAAGPGAQVILGVSGGIAAYKAVELLRRLSESGHDVTVVPTESALRFVGEPTWAALSHKPALSDVWTGVERVPHVRLGQQADLVVVAPATADLLAKAAHGMADDLLTNTLLTARCPVLFAPAMHTEMWTHPATVANVAVLRSRGVVVLEPAHGRLTGADTGQGRLPEPAEIAQLAELLLRRPDALPPDLTGRRVLITAGGTREPLDPVRFLGNRSSGRQGFALATVAAARGAQVTLVAANVELPTPAGSELIPVGSAEELRAATHAAAKDADVVVMAAAVADFRPAVPAEAKIKKTGAAPAAIELVGNPDVLVELVQARSAGRLAAPVIVGFAAETGDQAGDVLAHGRAKLARKGCDLLVVNAVSEGRVFGRPDNAAVILSALGAEVDVPLGPKTVLAAALWDAITALLPE; from the coding sequence GTGACTGACTTGACCTCTGAGACTCCACAGGCGCGAGCGGCCGGCCCGGGCGCCCAGGTGATCCTCGGAGTCTCCGGCGGCATCGCCGCCTACAAGGCGGTCGAGCTGCTGCGCCGGCTGAGCGAGTCCGGCCATGACGTGACGGTGGTGCCGACCGAGTCGGCGTTGCGTTTCGTGGGTGAGCCGACCTGGGCCGCGCTGTCGCACAAACCGGCGCTCTCTGACGTCTGGACCGGCGTCGAGCGGGTGCCGCACGTCCGGTTGGGCCAACAGGCCGATCTGGTGGTGGTGGCGCCGGCGACCGCGGACCTGCTGGCCAAGGCCGCGCACGGCATGGCCGACGACCTGCTCACCAACACCCTGTTGACCGCCCGGTGCCCGGTGCTGTTCGCGCCGGCGATGCACACCGAGATGTGGACGCACCCGGCGACCGTGGCCAACGTGGCCGTCCTGCGCAGCCGCGGCGTGGTCGTGCTGGAGCCCGCTCACGGCCGGCTGACCGGCGCGGACACCGGCCAGGGACGGCTGCCCGAGCCCGCCGAGATCGCTCAGCTGGCCGAGCTGCTGCTGCGCCGCCCGGACGCTCTGCCGCCGGACCTGACCGGACGCCGGGTGCTGATCACCGCCGGCGGAACCCGTGAGCCGCTTGATCCGGTGCGTTTTCTGGGCAACCGGTCCTCGGGCCGGCAGGGTTTCGCTCTGGCGACCGTGGCCGCCGCCCGGGGCGCCCAGGTGACGCTGGTGGCCGCCAACGTGGAGCTGCCGACCCCGGCGGGCAGCGAGCTGATCCCGGTGGGCAGCGCCGAAGAGCTGCGCGCGGCGACCCACGCCGCGGCCAAGGACGCCGACGTCGTGGTGATGGCCGCCGCGGTGGCCGACTTCCGCCCGGCCGTGCCTGCCGAGGCCAAGATCAAGAAGACCGGCGCCGCGCCGGCGGCGATCGAGCTGGTCGGCAATCCCGACGTGCTGGTCGAACTGGTCCAGGCCCGCTCGGCCGGCCGGTTGGCCGCGCCGGTGATCGTCGGCTTCGCGGCCGAGACCGGCGACCAGGCCGGCGACGTGCTGGCCCACGGCCGCGCGAAGCTGGCCCGCAAGGGTTGTGACCTGCTGGTGGTCAACGCCGTCTCCGAAGGCCGGGTCTTCGGCCGGCCGGACAACGCCGCGGTGATCCTGAGCGCCCTCGGCGCCGAGGTCGACGTCCCCCTGGGCCCGAAAACCGTGCTCGCCGCCGCCCTGTGGGACGCCATCACCGCGCTCCTGCCTGAGTAG
- the rpoZ gene encoding DNA-directed RNA polymerase subunit omega, which translates to MTAPVPAPEGITNPPIDELLDRTGSKYALVIVAAKRARQINAYYSQLGEGLLEYVGPMVETAPQEKALSIALREINTDLIEFKPSEA; encoded by the coding sequence GTGACCGCACCTGTGCCTGCTCCCGAGGGCATCACCAACCCGCCGATCGACGAACTGCTCGACCGGACCGGTTCGAAATACGCCCTGGTCATCGTGGCCGCCAAGCGGGCCCGCCAGATCAACGCCTACTACAGCCAGCTCGGCGAGGGTTTGCTCGAGTACGTCGGCCCGATGGTCGAGACCGCTCCGCAGGAGAAGGCCCTGTCGATCGCGCTGCGCGAGATCAACACCGATCTGATCGAGTTCAAGCCCTCCGAGGCCTAG
- a CDS encoding Re/Si-specific NAD(P)(+) transhydrogenase subunit alpha: protein MSTLRIAVVKETAAHERRVALDPDGVKRLQALGAQVLIEVGAGAAAWFDDESYRTAGARLLERAELLAEADLVLSVGPPADDVLGMLRAGQSWLGLLAPLTNPELVRALTDRGVTMISLDGLPRTLTRAQSMDALSSQASAAGYKAVLVAAEHYDRFFPMLMTAAGTSKPAAVLVLGAGVAGLQAIGTARRLGAVVSGYDVRPAAREEVKSLGAKFVELKAGIAGAGEGGYARELSSEERHAQQQELAEHIARHDIVITTAQVPGRVPPVLVTADTVARMRPGSVIVDLAASRLGGNVEGSVPGETVLTGNGVRLVGAANLPARLATSASQALSRNMAALVQHLVRDGELVIDLDDEIQRGVVISHGGQIVSSAVAAVATPTAGATSSEGQAS, encoded by the coding sequence ATGAGCACCCTGCGGATCGCGGTGGTGAAAGAGACGGCCGCTCACGAACGGCGGGTCGCGCTCGACCCTGACGGCGTGAAGCGGCTGCAGGCCCTCGGAGCGCAGGTGCTGATCGAGGTCGGCGCCGGCGCGGCCGCCTGGTTCGACGACGAGTCCTACCGGACCGCCGGCGCGCGTCTGCTGGAGCGGGCCGAGCTGCTGGCCGAGGCCGATCTGGTGCTCTCGGTCGGCCCGCCCGCAGACGACGTCCTGGGCATGCTGCGGGCCGGGCAGAGCTGGCTGGGCCTGCTGGCGCCGCTGACCAACCCCGAACTGGTCCGCGCGCTCACCGACCGGGGCGTCACCATGATCAGCCTGGACGGGCTCCCCCGGACGCTGACCAGAGCCCAGTCGATGGACGCGCTCAGCTCGCAGGCCAGCGCCGCCGGCTACAAGGCCGTGCTGGTCGCCGCCGAGCACTACGACCGGTTCTTTCCGATGCTGATGACGGCGGCCGGCACCTCCAAGCCGGCCGCGGTCCTGGTGCTGGGCGCCGGGGTCGCGGGGCTGCAGGCGATCGGAACCGCCCGCCGGCTCGGCGCGGTGGTCAGCGGCTACGACGTGCGGCCGGCCGCCCGCGAGGAGGTCAAGTCCCTGGGCGCGAAGTTCGTGGAGCTCAAGGCGGGCATCGCCGGCGCCGGCGAGGGCGGCTACGCCCGCGAGCTGTCGTCCGAGGAGCGCCATGCCCAGCAGCAGGAACTGGCCGAGCACATCGCCCGGCACGACATCGTGATCACCACCGCCCAGGTGCCCGGACGGGTCCCGCCGGTGCTGGTCACGGCCGACACCGTGGCTCGGATGCGGCCAGGCTCGGTCATCGTCGACCTGGCCGCCAGCCGGCTTGGCGGCAACGTCGAGGGCTCGGTGCCGGGCGAGACGGTGCTGACCGGCAACGGCGTCCGGCTGGTCGGGGCGGCCAACCTGCCGGCCAGGCTGGCCACCAGCGCCTCGCAGGCGCTCTCACGCAACATGGCCGCGCTGGTGCAGCATCTGGTCCGCGACGGCGAGCTGGTCATCGACCTCGACGATGAGATCCAGCGCGGCGTGGTGATCAGCCACGGCGGGCAGATCGTGTCATCGGCGGTGGCCGCCGTGGCCACGCCCACGGCGGGCGCGACTTCTAGTGAAGGGCAGGCCTCATGA
- a CDS encoding NAD(P) transhydrogenase subunit alpha, producing the protein MTQGFVGNLTIFVLALLVGFEVISKVPATLHTPLMSGANSIHGVVLVGVVILSSFVEGTFGYILTFVAAAFGAANVVGGYAVTDRMLQMFRKRPVPAAARPAVESE; encoded by the coding sequence ATGACCCAGGGATTCGTCGGCAACCTGACGATCTTCGTGCTGGCCCTGCTGGTCGGGTTCGAGGTGATCAGCAAGGTGCCGGCGACGCTGCACACCCCGCTGATGTCGGGCGCCAACTCCATCCACGGCGTGGTGCTGGTCGGCGTGGTGATCCTGTCCTCATTTGTCGAGGGGACCTTCGGCTACATCCTGACCTTCGTGGCGGCCGCCTTCGGCGCGGCCAACGTGGTCGGCGGGTACGCGGTGACCGACCGGATGCTGCAGATGTTCCGTAAACGCCCGGTCCCGGCGGCGGCCCGCCCCGCGGTGGAGTCCGAGTGA
- a CDS encoding NAD(P)(+) transhydrogenase (Re/Si-specific) subunit beta: MTVDNGVRLASLFGAVAFVLGLHMMNSPATARRGNQLSAFGMLVAIVAVLVSVSDGGTMNSTRWLVLGCGALIGSAAGLYSARAVAMTQMPQLVSLFNAVGGGAAALIAVADYQHDSHVSAGIATAVVLDVLIGAVTFSGSLIAAAKLQGYWSQPINFPGSRLVSIVLTLAALVAGIAVIAGAHSPWLLALVLIASLGIGIGMVLPIGGADMPVVISLLNAFTGTAVAMAGFVLENATLTIAGALVGASGAILTKLMADAMNRSVLSIMAGGFGTGAAGIEVGTAGGGGSVKSIAIDDAALQLAYASKVIVVPGYGLAAAQAQHEVRELGELLESRGIEVSYAIHPVAGRMPGHMNVLLAEANVPYDQLREMEDVNPEFDRTDVALIIGANDVTNPAARRPGNAVSGMPILDVDHARSIIVIKRSMASGYAGIDNELYGDPKTSMLFSDAKKGLAALVTATKQVD; the protein is encoded by the coding sequence GTGACTGTCGACAACGGTGTCAGGCTGGCCTCGCTGTTCGGGGCGGTGGCCTTCGTGCTCGGCCTGCACATGATGAACTCCCCCGCCACCGCCCGGCGCGGCAACCAGCTGTCGGCATTCGGCATGCTGGTCGCGATCGTGGCGGTGCTGGTCTCGGTGTCAGACGGCGGCACCATGAACTCGACCCGCTGGCTGGTGCTGGGCTGCGGCGCCCTGATCGGTTCGGCCGCCGGGCTGTACTCGGCCCGGGCCGTGGCGATGACCCAGATGCCTCAGCTGGTCAGCCTGTTCAACGCCGTCGGCGGCGGCGCCGCGGCCCTGATCGCGGTGGCCGACTACCAGCACGACAGCCATGTCTCGGCCGGCATCGCGACCGCGGTGGTGCTCGACGTGCTGATCGGCGCGGTGACGTTCTCGGGCTCGTTGATCGCGGCCGCCAAGCTGCAGGGCTACTGGAGTCAGCCCATCAACTTCCCCGGCTCGCGGCTGGTCTCGATCGTGCTGACCCTGGCCGCGCTGGTCGCCGGGATCGCGGTGATCGCCGGTGCGCACAGCCCCTGGCTGCTGGCGCTGGTGCTGATCGCGTCACTGGGCATCGGCATCGGCATGGTGCTGCCGATCGGCGGCGCCGACATGCCGGTCGTCATCTCGTTGCTCAACGCCTTCACCGGCACCGCGGTGGCGATGGCGGGCTTCGTCCTAGAGAACGCCACCCTGACCATCGCCGGCGCCCTGGTCGGCGCCTCCGGCGCCATCCTGACCAAGCTGATGGCCGACGCGATGAACCGCTCGGTGCTCAGCATCATGGCCGGCGGGTTCGGCACCGGCGCGGCCGGGATCGAGGTCGGCACTGCCGGCGGCGGCGGCTCGGTCAAGTCCATCGCCATCGACGACGCGGCCCTGCAGTTGGCCTACGCCAGCAAGGTGATCGTGGTGCCGGGCTACGGCCTGGCCGCGGCTCAGGCCCAGCACGAGGTGCGCGAGCTGGGCGAGCTGCTGGAGAGCCGGGGCATCGAGGTGTCCTACGCGATCCACCCGGTGGCAGGCCGGATGCCGGGCCACATGAACGTCCTGCTGGCCGAGGCCAACGTTCCCTATGACCAACTGCGCGAGATGGAGGACGTCAACCCGGAGTTCGACCGGACCGACGTGGCCCTGATCATCGGCGCCAACGACGTCACCAACCCGGCCGCCCGCCGGCCCGGCAACGCCGTCTCGGGAATGCCGATCCTCGACGTCGACCACGCCCGCAGCATCATCGTCATCAAGCGCTCGATGGCCTCCGGTTACGCCGGCATCGACAACGAGCTCTACGGCGACCCCAAGACCAGCATGCTGTTCAGCGACGCCAAGAAGGGGCTGGCCGCGCTGGTGACGGCCACCAAGCAGGTCGACTGA
- the gmk gene encoding guanylate kinase has translation MTEPATDAVTPARLTVLSGPSGVGKGTVVAEVRRLFPHVWVSISCTTRKPRPGEVDGVQYHFLTDAQFDELIATDRLLEYATFAGHRYGTPRRPVEQHLAAGRPTLLEIELQGARQVRQRMPEAQFVFLAPPSVTELRDRLTGRGTETGDMIETRLTRAQYELQAHDEFDVVVVNDDVERAAAEVVSLISAVVS, from the coding sequence ATGACCGAACCCGCCACCGACGCCGTCACACCCGCCCGCCTCACCGTCCTGTCGGGACCGTCCGGGGTGGGCAAGGGGACTGTCGTGGCCGAGGTGCGCAGGCTCTTCCCACACGTCTGGGTGTCGATCTCGTGCACGACCCGCAAGCCCCGCCCGGGTGAGGTGGACGGGGTGCAGTACCACTTTCTGACCGACGCCCAGTTCGACGAGTTGATCGCCACCGACCGGCTGCTGGAGTACGCCACCTTCGCCGGCCACCGCTACGGCACGCCCCGCCGGCCGGTCGAGCAGCACCTGGCCGCAGGCCGGCCCACCCTGCTGGAGATCGAGTTGCAGGGCGCCCGGCAGGTGCGGCAACGGATGCCCGAAGCCCAGTTCGTGTTTCTGGCGCCGCCGTCGGTGACCGAGCTGCGTGACCGGCTGACCGGCCGGGGCACCGAGACCGGCGACATGATCGAGACCAGGCTGACCCGGGCCCAGTACGAGCTGCAGGCCCACGACGAGTTCGACGTGGTGGTGGTCAACGACGACGTCGAGCGGGCCGCCGCCGAGGTCGTCTCGCTGATCAGCGCCGTCGTCTCCTGA
- the mihF gene encoding integration host factor, actinobacterial type, producing the protein MPEAPELSAEQRAGALAMATAARSARAQARADLKSGRISLSQLLERAGSDSQLAAMRVSALLAALPGYGKVRAAALLADLRIAESRRVRGLGPHQRAALLQRIEQTAQSRS; encoded by the coding sequence ATGCCTGAGGCGCCTGAACTCAGCGCTGAGCAGCGGGCCGGCGCGCTCGCGATGGCGACCGCCGCCCGGTCGGCCAGGGCCCAGGCCCGGGCCGACCTCAAGAGCGGCCGGATCAGCCTCTCCCAGCTGTTGGAGCGGGCCGGCTCCGATTCCCAGCTCGCCGCGATGCGGGTGAGCGCCCTGCTGGCCGCCTTGCCGGGTTACGGCAAGGTGCGGGCGGCGGCGCTGCTGGCCGATCTGCGGATCGCCGAGTCCCGCCGGGTGCGAGGATTAGGCCCTCATCAGCGCGCCGCGTTGCTGCAACGAATCGAACAGACGGCACAATCGCGGTCATGA
- the pyrF gene encoding orotidine-5'-phosphate decarboxylase produces the protein MSSDPGTAAPASFGQRLSTALDRRGSLCLGIDPHAQLLEQWGMADDLASLERFALTCVEAFGDLAPVIKPQSAFFERFGSRGIAVLERTVAAARAAGALVLLDVKRGDIGSTMAAYAQAYLDPSSDLAVDAITLSPYLGVGSLEPAFELAARHQAGVFVLSLTSNKEGPQVQHARLADGRTVAQSVIDELASRNAGAEPLGSFGVVVGATIGDSVAQLGRLNGPYLVPGIGAQGGTAADVRRIFGASLRAVLPSVSREVLRAGPDVPALRAAAEQAVEDFLFLRG, from the coding sequence GTGAGCTCGGACCCAGGCACGGCGGCTCCCGCGAGCTTCGGCCAGCGGCTCAGCACGGCGCTGGACCGGCGCGGCTCGCTATGCCTGGGCATCGACCCGCACGCCCAGTTGCTGGAGCAGTGGGGGATGGCTGATGACCTGGCCTCGCTGGAGCGGTTCGCGCTGACGTGCGTGGAGGCCTTCGGCGACCTCGCGCCGGTGATCAAACCGCAGTCGGCGTTCTTCGAGCGGTTCGGCTCGCGCGGCATCGCGGTGCTGGAGCGGACCGTCGCCGCCGCCCGGGCGGCCGGCGCGCTGGTGCTGCTGGACGTCAAGCGCGGTGACATCGGCTCCACGATGGCCGCCTACGCCCAGGCCTACCTGGACCCGTCCTCGGACCTGGCGGTGGACGCGATCACGCTCAGCCCCTATCTGGGCGTCGGCTCGCTGGAACCGGCCTTCGAGCTCGCTGCCCGGCACCAGGCCGGGGTCTTTGTGCTCAGCCTCACCTCGAACAAGGAGGGTCCGCAGGTGCAGCACGCCCGGCTGGCCGACGGCCGGACGGTGGCCCAGTCGGTGATCGACGAGCTGGCCTCGCGCAACGCCGGAGCCGAGCCGCTCGGCTCGTTCGGGGTCGTCGTGGGCGCCACCATCGGTGACTCCGTCGCGCAGCTCGGCCGGCTGAACGGGCCCTATCTGGTGCCGGGCATCGGGGCTCAGGGCGGCACCGCCGCCGATGTCCGGCGGATCTTCGGCGCCAGCCTGCGGGCGGTGCTGCCGAGCGTGTCGCGTGAGGTGCTGCGGGCCGGGCCTGACGTGCCTGCGCTGCGTGCCGCGGCTGAGCAGGCCGTGGAGGATTTCCTCTTCCTGCGCGGCTGA
- a CDS encoding dihydroorotate dehydrogenase, whose protein sequence is MVDLRTSLGRLQLPNPVLTASGCAASGKELSQFFDLADLGGVVTKSIMLRARSGRATPRMAETPSGMLNSIGLQGPGIDAFLAHDLPWLHAQGARAVVSIAGGHTDEYVALTKRLYNHPVDLIEVNISCPNVESRGQVFACDPIAAGRVISAVRRAAHPNVPVFAKLSPDVTDIGLIARAVTDAGADGISLINTLLGMEIDLDTLRPALGGVTGGLSGPAIRPVALRCVWQVHQAVPHLPLLGMGGIMTGRDALRFLLAGASAVSVGTAVFHDPMAPVRILAELEAELDARGFSSVADAVGFAHKSPEQQAALRGSAGQTVPA, encoded by the coding sequence ATGGTTGACCTGCGAACCTCGCTGGGGCGGCTGCAGCTGCCGAACCCGGTGCTGACGGCGTCGGGTTGCGCCGCGTCGGGCAAGGAGCTGAGCCAGTTCTTCGACCTCGCCGATCTCGGCGGCGTCGTAACCAAGTCGATCATGCTGCGAGCGCGGTCGGGCCGGGCGACGCCCCGCATGGCCGAGACGCCGAGCGGGATGCTCAACTCCATCGGGCTCCAGGGGCCGGGCATCGACGCCTTCCTGGCCCACGACCTGCCCTGGCTGCACGCCCAGGGCGCGCGGGCGGTGGTCTCGATCGCCGGCGGTCACACCGACGAGTACGTGGCCCTGACCAAACGGCTCTACAACCACCCGGTCGACCTGATCGAGGTCAACATCTCCTGCCCCAACGTCGAGAGCCGCGGCCAGGTGTTCGCCTGCGACCCGATCGCGGCCGGCCGGGTGATCTCGGCCGTCCGGCGGGCGGCCCATCCCAACGTGCCGGTGTTCGCCAAGCTGTCGCCGGACGTGACCGACATCGGACTGATCGCCCGCGCGGTCACCGATGCCGGCGCGGACGGCATCTCGTTGATCAACACCCTGCTGGGCATGGAGATCGACCTGGACACCCTGCGGCCGGCGCTCGGCGGGGTGACCGGCGGGCTGTCCGGGCCGGCGATCCGCCCGGTGGCGTTGCGCTGCGTGTGGCAGGTGCACCAGGCGGTGCCGCACCTGCCGCTGCTGGGAATGGGCGGCATCATGACCGGGCGGGACGCGCTGCGGTTCCTGCTGGCCGGCGCCTCGGCGGTCTCGGTAGGCACCGCGGTGTTCCACGACCCGATGGCGCCCGTCCGGATCCTGGCGGAGCTGGAAGCCGAACTCGACGCCCGCGGGTTCTCCTCGGTGGCGGACGCGGTCGGGTTCGCGCACAAGAGCCCGGAGCAGCAGGCGGCGCTGCGGGGGAGTGCCGGTCAGACGGTGCCGGCGTGA
- a CDS encoding dihydroorotate dehydrogenase electron transfer subunit, translated as MSADGAAVTGPEATGPVQETGEIFDVTRLGEYIQLTVVAPGVARAFAPGQFVAVAVGGSQTSMLLRRSFALYGVKPGAEFAGTIQFVVAVHGPGTEWLASQRIGARLNLVGPLGTPFPIPRDAVPAVLVGGGYGAAPLLPLAERLIGLGSEVEMIVGASRADRLFGELQAKRLIGKVTVTTDDGSAGQLGRVTDPLPSAIERLGAEIVYACGPMAMLAAVGEVARAHAIPAQVAVEEAMACGIGVCMTCVLPVRGTDGVSRFVRSCVEGPVFEAGRVRWAEVGTLPADLHGADGMGR; from the coding sequence ATGAGCGCCGACGGCGCGGCCGTGACCGGACCGGAGGCGACTGGCCCGGTGCAGGAGACCGGCGAGATCTTCGACGTCACCAGGCTCGGCGAGTACATCCAGTTGACGGTGGTCGCCCCCGGAGTGGCGCGCGCCTTCGCGCCGGGCCAGTTCGTGGCGGTGGCGGTCGGCGGCTCGCAGACCTCGATGCTGCTGCGCCGCTCGTTCGCGCTCTACGGGGTGAAGCCGGGCGCGGAGTTCGCCGGCACCATCCAGTTCGTGGTGGCCGTGCACGGCCCGGGCACCGAGTGGCTGGCCAGTCAGCGGATCGGCGCCAGGCTGAACCTGGTCGGCCCGCTGGGGACGCCGTTTCCGATCCCGCGGGACGCGGTGCCGGCGGTGCTGGTCGGCGGCGGCTACGGCGCCGCCCCGCTGCTGCCGCTGGCCGAGCGGCTGATCGGCCTGGGCAGCGAGGTCGAGATGATCGTCGGAGCGTCCCGGGCCGACCGGCTGTTCGGTGAGCTGCAGGCCAAGCGGCTGATCGGCAAGGTGACCGTGACCACCGACGACGGCTCGGCCGGCCAGCTCGGTCGGGTCACCGATCCGCTGCCCTCGGCGATCGAGCGGCTGGGCGCTGAGATCGTCTACGCCTGCGGCCCGATGGCGATGCTGGCCGCGGTCGGCGAGGTCGCTCGGGCACATGCGATCCCGGCTCAGGTCGCGGTCGAAGAGGCGATGGCGTGCGGGATCGGGGTGTGCATGACCTGCGTGTTGCCGGTTCGGGGAACGGACGGGGTGTCGCGCTTCGTCCGCTCCTGCGTGGAGGGGCCGGTCTTCGAGGCCGGCCGGGTGCGCTGGGCAGAGGTCGGGACGTTGCCGGCGGACCTGCACGGAGCTGACGGGATGGGGCGCTAG